One window of Felis catus isolate Fca126 chromosome D4, F.catus_Fca126_mat1.0, whole genome shotgun sequence genomic DNA carries:
- the LOC123381554 gene encoding myosin IC heavy chain-like isoform X4, with amino-acid sequence MFARRPPALGPRCAPGRGRAGRAGRAGGRAGPGPGRGRGRTTARAHPAGASTQSGARGAGPRREPPAGPGAQGASVRGAGPRAGHKREWTRGGGGRGAAAPPKGPPAAERPLRQRPGWRRLRPPAWAAAPAEGRRAGDRGEKTPAVPGTCSASALGGDHSILRTCRDTSALPLHRQAQAPTSYFLSL; translated from the exons ATGTTcgcgcgccgcccgcccgccctcgGCCCGCGCTGCGCTCCGGGTCGGGGCCGGGCGGGCCgggcgggccgggcggggggccgcgccgggccggggccgggacGGGGCCGGGGGCGCACGACAGCCCGCGCGCACCCGGCCGGCGCGTCCACACAAAGCGGGGCGCGCGGAGCAGGGCCGCGCCGGGAGCCGCCCGCCGGCCCCGGGGCGCAGGGCGCGAGTGTGCGCGGGGCCGGGCCGCGCGCGGGACACAAAAGGGAATGGACGcgcgggggcggcgggcggggagcCGCGGCCCCACCGAAGGGACCCCCGGCCGCCGAGCGGCCTCTACGTCAGCGCCCCGGGTGGCGCCGCCTCCGCCCGCCGGCCTGGGCCGCCGCTCCCGCCGAGGGAAGGCGGGCCGGGGACCGCGGGGAGAAG ACTCCAGCAGTGCCTGGGACGTGCTCAGCATCAGCTCTAGGCGGTGACCACTCCATCCTCCGCACTTGCAGGGACACTTCGGCACTGCCGCTCCACAGACAG GCCCAGGCACCCACCagctacttcctgtctctatga